From one Peredibacter starrii genomic stretch:
- a CDS encoding phospholipase D-like domain-containing protein, with protein sequence MKYLFTLLLLGSLSVSAIAEDKDTLWEKFARYTMLADSMVKGSLDSRGLTFDTLFQPNVSTWTSIAKEIDDALKNASCKNVDCGDYETDFTFITNSAISSADHFEILENKRSFELRRELINNAQSSIHVLVWAVYDDETGKEFEQLLYSALERNPEMDIRVIVDGNIANMKGKKLLKRMEKNTRGKIKVIRWKSKKYRANGNHRKLMIVDKKHVIVGGMNIGNNYSHMGEDSEWRDLDLYIRGDASGLSADNRFVDVWNKQLDEFKKLRRNLDYMLPDYTDRPAGRVPVTFVDQHPGSAIKNAYHNIHTGVVKLLRDAQETVDIENAYFIMDPVIRKELENLIKRGVKVRIYTNSKTSVDEGLVRMSIMHSARGAADMGALIYLKKGHETLHSKYMIVDKKISMIGSFNLHPRSLRFDAENVAVIFDKNLSEQLTEHFETGIQEAIHFERPEEYEVDWDLMGILTKSFYFDFL encoded by the coding sequence ATGAAATATCTTTTTACCTTACTTCTTCTTGGTTCACTAAGCGTTTCTGCTATAGCAGAAGATAAAGATACCCTTTGGGAGAAGTTCGCTCGTTATACGATGCTGGCCGACTCAATGGTAAAGGGAAGTCTCGATAGTCGTGGTCTTACCTTTGATACTTTATTTCAACCTAACGTCTCTACATGGACCTCCATCGCTAAAGAAATCGATGATGCTTTAAAGAACGCTTCTTGTAAGAATGTGGACTGTGGTGATTATGAAACAGATTTTACTTTCATCACGAATTCGGCCATCTCTTCTGCTGATCACTTTGAGATCCTTGAAAATAAACGCTCTTTTGAACTTCGCCGGGAACTGATTAATAATGCTCAGTCGAGCATCCATGTTCTGGTCTGGGCGGTTTATGACGATGAAACCGGTAAAGAGTTCGAGCAACTTCTGTATAGTGCGCTTGAGAGAAACCCTGAAATGGACATTCGTGTAATCGTGGACGGGAATATTGCCAATATGAAAGGCAAGAAGCTGCTCAAGCGCATGGAGAAAAACACGAGAGGGAAAATTAAGGTCATCCGCTGGAAAAGTAAAAAATATCGCGCCAATGGAAACCATAGAAAGCTCATGATCGTGGATAAGAAACATGTGATTGTGGGTGGAATGAATATTGGAAACAACTATTCTCATATGGGCGAGGACTCTGAGTGGAGAGATCTTGATCTCTATATCAGAGGGGACGCTTCAGGCCTGTCAGCGGATAATCGTTTTGTCGATGTCTGGAACAAGCAGCTGGATGAGTTCAAAAAGCTCCGTAGAAACCTTGATTATATGTTACCTGACTATACCGACAGACCTGCTGGTCGTGTTCCTGTCACATTTGTGGATCAGCATCCTGGCTCTGCCATCAAGAACGCTTATCATAACATCCATACTGGAGTGGTGAAGCTTCTGCGTGATGCTCAGGAAACAGTTGATATTGAAAATGCCTATTTCATCATGGATCCGGTAATTAGAAAGGAACTTGAGAACCTCATTAAAAGAGGTGTTAAGGTCCGTATTTATACCAATTCCAAGACCAGTGTGGATGAGGGACTGGTGAGAATGTCGATCATGCACAGTGCTCGAGGTGCCGCCGATATGGGGGCCTTGATTTATCTCAAGAAAGGTCATGAGACCCTTCACTCTAAGTATATGATTGTTGATAAAAAGATCAGTATGATTGGAAGTTTCAACTTACATCCCAGATCCCTTCGCTTTGATGCTGAGAACGTGGCGGTAATCTTCGATAAAAACCTCTCAGAGCAGCTAACGGAGCATTTCGAGACGGGGATTCAAGAGGCGATTCATTTCGAGCGTCCTGAGGAATATGAAGTGGACTGGGATCTCATGGGCATCCTAACTAAAAGCTTTTATTTCGACTTCTTGTAG